The following proteins are co-located in the Solenopsis invicta isolate M01_SB chromosome 7, UNIL_Sinv_3.0, whole genome shotgun sequence genome:
- the LOC105195866 gene encoding BUD13 homolog yields the protein MENKIINQKEYLKKYISLGDGDEKKKKKKKKHKTGSKTVTIIDDDIDLKNMRPIEESEFNILLEDEDAPQIAGIIDERRSVDFTDKKRWKIITENNEGDLTIIDRIVDKERSNFNEITEQINDNLDLSPPRIRHSKNKRMDLSPHGQSKDDSSDPSPPRSKQSKNKRASPDERSKDDSSELSPPRRKHSKYKDIDSNSRRRAKSDDSDLSPPRKFKNYDSDLSPPRKSRNNDNSDLSPPRKSKNYDSDLSPPRNTKHRTSTRDTSGRSHRSSGNRDSDSDLSPPRKNRKNLDTDLYESRKNTKSRDSDLNTSRRDEHRSRRDHSPHSTSRRDKRHDYHDKKSSFRSNRQDASRSSRDEREKKYEDRDRKSRSYSDTRERRKKTRWDEETDDSERGRMGNRSKDHDNRATKTLDGKTAGFQAAKALREETEAHKRQEAEHFSKLSKEITGEGQATIMRDKMGRKRNLEAETAEKREEEMKQREIEEKYAKWGKGLKQVENHEAKLKSDLYEMNKPLARYADDADLDKELREQDREGDPMLEYIKQKQIKEGKRKPDPPQYQGSYAPNRFGIKPGHRWDGVDRSNGYEKQWFEAQNAKVALQEDAYKWSTADM from the exons ATGGAGAATAAGATAATTAATCAAAaggaatatttgaaaaaatacatatcttTGGGCGATGGTgacgagaaaaagaagaaaaagaaaaagaagcacAAAACGGGATCGAAAAC AGTAACAATTATAGATGATGATATAGACTTGAAGAATATGAGACCAATTGAAGAAAGTGAATTTAATATCCTTTTAGAAGACGAAGATGCTCCTCAAATTGCTGGTATAATTGACGAACGTAGATCAGTCGATTTCACAGATAagaaaagatggaaaattatAACCGAGAACAACGAAGGCGATTTAACTATTATTGATCGCATTGTCGATAAAgaaagaagtaattttaacgagaTAACCGAACAAATCAATGATAATCTCGATTTAAGTCCACCAAGAATTAGGCATTCCAAAAATAAACGTATGGATTTAAGTCCTCATGGACAGTCTAAAGATGATAGTTCAGATCCGAGTCCACCTAGATCTAAACAGTCTAAAAATAAACGTGCGAGTCCAGATGAACGATCAAAAGATGATAGCTCTGAGCTGAGTCCACCTAGACGTAAGCATTCGAAATATAAAGATATCGACTCAAATTCGCGCAGACGAGCAAAAAGCGACGATTCAGATTTGAGTCCAcctagaaaatttaaaaactatgatTCAGATCTGAGTCCACCCCGAAAGTCCAGAAATAATGACAATTCTGACTTGAGTCCGCCTAGAAAATCCAAAAATTATGATTCAGATTTAAGTCCACCTAGAAATACGAAACATCGGACTTCGACTCGCGATACATCTGGACGAAGCCACCGGAGTTCAGGTAACAGAGACAGTGACTCGGATCTTAGTCCACCTAGAAAAAATCGTAAGAATCTAGATACAGATTTATATGAAAGCAGAAAGAATACAAAGAGCAGAGATTCGGATTTAAATACATCTCGGCGTGACGAACATCGATCCCGAAGAGATCATTCGCCACATTCCACTTCGCGGAGAGACAAAAGGCACGATTATCACGATAAAAAAAGTTCATTTAGATCCAATAGACAAGATGCGTCAAG GTCAAGCAGGGATGAACGAGAGAAGAAATATGAAGATAGAGATCGTAAATCTCGATCGTACTCAGATACAcgggagagaagaaaaaagacgCGTTGGGACGAGGAAACAGACGATTCCGAGCGTGGGCGTATGGGAAATCGTTCAAAGGATCATGACAATCGAGCGACAAAGACATTAGACGGAAAAACGGCAGGATTCCAAGCTGCGAAAGCATTGCGAGAAGAAACTGAAGCCCATAAACGGCAAGAGGCGGAGCACTTTAGCAAG TTAAGTAAAGAGATTACCGGAGAAGGACAAGCTACGATTATGCGTGACAAAATGGGAAGAAAGCGAAATTTGGAAGCAGAAACAGCAGAAAAACGGGAAGAGGAAATGAAGCAACGAGAGATCGAGGAAAAGTATGCAAAATGGGGCAAAGG CTTGAAGCAAGTGGAGAATCACGAggcaaaattaaaaagtgacTTATATGAGATGAATAAGCCTTTGGCGAGATACGCAGATGACGCAGATCTAGATAAAGAATTGAGAGAACAAGATAGGGAGGGCGATCCTATGTTAGAgtacataaaacaaaaacaaataaaagaagGGAAACGAAAGCCAG ATCCGCCGCAATATCAAGGTTCATACGCGCCAAATCGATTCGGTATTAAGCCCGGTCATCGATGGGACGGGGTCGATAGGAGCAATGGATACGAGAAGCAATGGTTCGAAGCACAAAATGCAAAAGTAGCGTTACAAGAAGATGCCTATAAATGGAGTACAGCCGACATGTGA
- the LOC105196740 gene encoding arrestin domain-containing protein 2 → MTRKLSKFLILFDNTNLLYFPGHFLSGRVLIELDDEAYVSGLHFHVVGEGVVRVRSQRAERVYDKENYIDFRMRLLGEPGEGPSLLSPGIHSFPFKLGLPLGLPSTFLGKHGWVQYYCKAALREPGGLTHKNQQVFIVMNPIDLNLEPPILAQPARQEIEQRVGVSCVSGGPVFCRVSLDRGGYVPGETIGISATVTNRSKVTMKSTKASLTETIQYLCRGKVLASETRELASVSRGKIRPGEGEEWLNEQMYVPPLPPTNLRGCHLINVLYHVYFVISPKSLDKEIKLQIPIVLATYPLRPEGAPAGTAPSKRGAHYPSTLPIFRPWLDDKAFEIQE, encoded by the exons ATGACGAGGAAACTCAGCAAGTTTTTGATACTTTTCGATAACACGAATCTACTGTATTTTCCTGGCCACTTCTTGTCCGGTCGTGTTCTCATAGAGCTGGACGATGAAGCTTA CGTCTCGGGACTGCATTTCCATGTTGTGGGAGAAGGTGTAGTTCGGGTACGCAGTCAACGTGCCGAGAGAGTTTACGACAAAGAGAATTACATCGATTTTCGCATGCGGCTGTTGGGTGAACCAG GCGAAGGACCGTCATTGCTATCTCCCGGAATACATAGTTTTCCCTTCAAATTGGGGTTACCACTTGGTCTACCCTCCACTTTTCTCGGAAAACACGGATGGGTGCAATATTATTGTAAAGCGGCTCTTCGTGAGCCAGGTGGACTTACTCACAAAAATCAACAAGTCTTCATCGTCATGAATCCGATCGACTTAAATCTGGAACCTCCGATATTAGCG CAACCTGCGAGACAGGAGATCGAACAGCGCGTGGGTGTCTCTTGCGTATCGGGTGGTCCCGTATTTTGCAGAGTGAGTCTAGACCGGGGTGGATACGTACCCGGGGAAACAATTGGTATTTCTGCGACTGTCACCAATCGCAGTAAG GTGACGATGAAGTCAACCAAGGCGTCACTCACAGAAACGATACAGTACCTGTGTCGGGGTAAAGTGCTCGCCAGCGAGACTCGCGAGCTGGCTAGCGTTTCTAGGGGGAAGATTCGGCCGGGTGAGGGCGAGGAGTGGCTAAACGAACAAATGTACGTTCCTCCTTTGCCGCCGACGAATCTGAGAGGATGCCACTTGATCAACGTTCTCTATCACGTTTAC TTCGTCATAAGTCCGAAGAGTTTGGACAAAGAAATCAAGTTACAAATACCGATCGTGCTGGCCACGTACCCCTTGAGGCCGGAGGGTGCACCAGCTGGTACGGCACCGTCCAAACGGGGCGCTCATTACCCATCGACGTTACCCATCTTTCGACCTTGGCTCGATGACAAGGCCTTCGAAATACAGGAGTGA
- the LOC105197927 gene encoding UPF0235 protein C15orf40 homolog has product MFTRLKRCCGYLIVTREMSKQRSTKNAKASKTASTNVPSTGPVILDKDGNVAIKIQAKPGAKCNNITDISDEAVGIAISAPPTEGEANAELVKYLASIFGVRKSDVTLDRGSRSRQKVVVVSGITTDQVLTKLKGEMDN; this is encoded by the exons ATGTTTACGCGGTTAAAAAGGTGCTGCGGGTATTTAATCGTTACGCGTGAAATGTCGAAACAGCGCTCCACGAAGAACGCGAAGGCGTCGAAGACGGCGAGCACCAAC GTTCCATCTACAGGACCTGTGATTTTAGATAAAGACGGAAACGTTGCGATTAAAATTCAAGCTAAACCCGGAGCGAAATGTAACAACATAACTG ATATTTCCGATGAAGCAGTGGGCATTGCAATTTCCGCCCCGCCGACGGAAGGTGAAGCTAATGCCGAACTCGTCAAGTACTTAGCTTCGATTTTTGGAGTAAGAAAATCCGATGTCACCTTGGACCGG ggATCTCGAAGTCGGCAGAAGGTAGTCGTAGTGTCGGGAATTACGACAGATCAAGTTTTGACGAAATTGAAAGGAGAGATGGATAATTAA
- the LOC105197928 gene encoding coiled-coil domain-containing protein 124, producing the protein MPKKFVGENSKAVAARARKAAAKEAETVKKAKEAEDKAWEDNDKQVLKKKQKQEEVEKKRQQQLEKKAEAKALLEKEMANIKVGGKQPASKITRAEIVSITEKRNQVAMKKKEDEKPIEENLNRLILEGETAHGIDEAISVLSSKDPELDRHPEKRMKAAYASFEERTMPMIKEQNPTLRLSQLKQILRKEWMKSAENPLNQTLNR; encoded by the exons ATGCCGAAGAAATTCGTGGGTGAGAATAGCAAGGCGGTTGCCGCCCGAGCTCGAAAAGCGGCGGCCAAAGAAGCCGAGACTGTCAAAAAAGCGAAGGAAGCGGAAGATAAGGCATGGGAGGACAATGATAAGCAAGTATTGAAGAAGAAACAGAAACAA GAAGAAGTCGAGAAGAAACGTCAAcagcaattagaaaaaaaggcGGAGGCGAAAGCTCTGCTTGAAAAGGAAATGGCAAATATAAAAGTCGGTGGCAAGCAGCCAGCGTCGAAGATTACTAGAGCCGAAATCGTGTCCATCACCGAGAAACGAAATCAAGTGGCTATGAAGAAGAAGGAGGACGAGAAACCGATCGAGGAAAATTTAAACAGATTGATTTTGGAAGGTGAAACGGCTCACGGTATAGATGAAGCTATATCTGTTTTAAG ttCAAAGGATCCAGAATTAGATCGACACCCGGAGAAACGAATGAAAGCCGCGTACGCGAGCTTCGAGGAACGAACGATGCCGATGATTAAAGAACAAAATCCTACTTTGAGATTGAGTCAGTTGAAACAAATACTTAGGAAAGAATGGATGAAGTCGGCTGAGAATCCGCTTAATCAAACGTTGAATCGTTGA
- the LOC105195868 gene encoding uncharacterized protein LOC105195868 isoform X2, translating to MATEIEEAPVGSPWYGKVFECWRNQNRVSPGRIELPDCDFFIVAPRRTLRVLRPTLKSGWYYESSTVDRPESVNDNFFNRWARRPHPSGNCRCSFRQSGSALSTTEERIISAELNRIRTSLCEAEKNAHGIEELEQRVSVNLQKLRDNSKLDRANETTEPLTLMIDHQPFEQNAKQQIVKDLERYINTLLEEVLDDTVKHVTGVEKNNVQQSWQRTKNNLMKSQPDQSKEKISIKKDGDDSFIDINTHLSDKMQEQWSTENECKREFTRVSIGEGYVNPAFVGSTDELASLEFDCSARKHSLYLGMPTENISSEKLDCVDSGINSVETIEFQLPDQEPSFEQSLLQIIDEKLGRSPLSNNSEEDSLEKNSQKAVSVEAERKIASQKIELTSSKLRTSSVDFDWKVERLEDPVNTEANFEKLRLEFQTKNKDSNNETLSKIGVKLTEGSPIELEDYKRWVKFDEISSQENTLQTLRDSVTLRRNRKPTIVFLHGFGSSAEIFEHQLQYFSSLGYPCIAPDMLGHGMSSAPGRSRDYHFSKLLKDLDAVLHYYAFKPGEKCVLVAHNYGCSFATALACKYDSNIHQLVLISGGGPTPLAPPSTECAGHCCLRAILAPLLMCGLHRDVLYSARGRQHPYCGQESMEQWPSHMKYVLNGMNWPQGDYAFHRKICTPTLLVHGLKDNKVSLVQECQMERTMVKAFLEAIPMAGHSPMTECPQQLNHMIHCFIDLWKNKKWQ from the exons ATGGCAACGGAGATAGAGGAGGCTCCAGTGGGGTCTCCTTGGTATGGCAAGGTTTTCGAGTGTTGGAGAAATCAGAATCGAGTCAGTCCTGGGAGAATCGAGCTGCCCGATTGCGATTTTTTTATCGTGGCACCGCGACGCACGCTACGCGTTCTTCGACCAACCCTAAAGAGCGGCTGGTACTACGAGAGTTCGACGGTCGACCGGCCGGAGTCGGTCAACGATAATTTCTTCAATCGATGGGCCAGGAGGCCGCATCCATCCGGAAACTGCAGGTGTTCCTTTCGCCAGTCCGGTAGCGCGTTAAGCACCACCGAAGAGCGAATAATATCGGCGGAATTAAATCGTATTCGAACGAGCCTCTGTGAGGCCGAGAAGAACGCGCACGGCATCGAAGAACTGGAGCAAAGGGTCTCCGTGAATCTGCAGAAGTTACGAGACAACTCAAAACTTGATCGCGCGAACGAGACGACGGAGCCTTTGACGTTAATGATTGATCACCAGCCGTTCGAACAGAACGCGAAGCAACAAATCGTCAAGGACTTGGAAAG gtATATTAATACACTTCTGGAAGAGGTACTTGATGATACCGTCAAGCATGTAACTGGCgtggaaaaaaataatgttcagCAATCTTGGCAgcgaacaaaaaataatttgatgaaaTCTCAGCCCGATCAATCCAAAGAgaaaatttcaataaagaaGGACGGAGATGACTCATTTATCGATATTAATACCCATCTGTCGGATAAGATGCAGGAACAATGGAGTACAGAAAATGAGTGTAAAAGGGAATTCACCAGAGTTTCGATAGGCGAGGGTTACGTTAATCCCGCCTTCGTCGGTTCAACTGATGAACTAGCTTCTCTAGAGTTCGATTGTTCTGCAAGAAAACACA GTTTGTATCTTGGAATGCCAACGGAAAACATTTCTTCGGAAAAATTGGATTGCGTAGATTCCGGAATAAATAGCGTAGAGACTATCGAGTTTCAGTTACCTGATCAAGAACCTAGCTTTGAGCAGTCTCTTTTACAAATCATTGATGAAAAGTTGGGAAGAAGTCCTTTAAGCAATAACTCGGAGGAGGATAGTCTCgagaaaaattcgcaaaaagcaGTTTCAGTAGAGGCAGAACGTAAAATTGCGTCTCAAAAAATTGAGTTAACTTCGTCTAAGCTTAGAACATCGTCGGTCGATTTCGACTGGAAAGTGGAGAGACTGGAAGATCCCGTCAATACAGAGGCTAATTTCGAAAAACTACGCCTAGAATTCCAAACCAAAAACAAAGATTCAAATAACGAAACTCTATCAAAGATCGGTGTAAAATTAACGGAAGGTTCTCCTATCGAGCTCGAAGATTACAAAAGATGGGTAAAGTTCGACGAAATCTCTTCGCAGGAAAATACTTTACAAACTCTTCGAGATTCGGTAACACTTCGAAGGAACAGAAAACCAACCATAGTCTTTTTACACGGTTTTGGTTCCTCGGCAGAAATCTTCGAGCATCAGTTGCAGTATTTCTCTTCCCTCGGTTATCCCTGCATCGCTCCCGATATGCTCGGGCATGGTATGAGCTCAGCGCCAGGACGCTCTAGAGATTATCATTTTAGCAAGTTATTAAAGGATTTAGACGCTGTTCTACACTATTACGCTTTTAAACCTGGGGAGAAGTGCGTTTTAGTCGCGCATAATTACGG GTGCAGCTTTGCTACAGCGTTAGCTTGTAAATACGATAGCAATATCCATCAGCTTGTGTTAATATCGGGCGGTGGTCCGACCCCTCTTGCTCCACCGAGCACGGAATGCGCGGGTCATTGCTGTCTCAGGGCGATTCTTGCGCCTCTACTGATGTGCGGTCTTCATCGAGATGTTCTCTATTCTGCACGAGGCCGACAGCATCCTTATTGCGGTCAAGAATCAATGGAACAGTGGCCTTCGCACATGAAATACGTATTGAACGGCATGAACTGGCCACAGGGTGATTACGCTTTTCACAGAAAAATATGCACACCAACGCTTCTAGTGCATggattaaaagataataaagtaTCGCTAGTACAAGAGTGTCAAATGGAGAGG acaatGGTGAAAGCTTTTCTCGAAGCTATTCCAATGGCTGGTCATAGTCCGATGACTGAATGTCCCCAACAATTGAATCACATGATACATTGTTTTAtagatttgtggaagaacaaaaaatgGCAGTAA
- the LOC105195868 gene encoding uncharacterized protein LOC105195868 isoform X1, producing the protein MATEIEEAPVGSPWYGKVFECWRNQNRVSPGRIELPDCDFFIVAPRRTLRVLRPTLKSGWYYESSTVDRPESVNDNFFNRWARRPHPSGNCRCSFRQSGSALSTTEERIISAELNRIRTSLCEAEKNAHGIEELEQRVSVNLQKLRDNSKLDRANETTEPLTLMIDHQPFEQNAKQQIVKDLERYINTLLEEVLDDTVKHVTGVEKNNVQQSWQRTKNNLMKSQPDQSKEKISIKKDGDDSFIDINTHLSDKMQEQWSTENECKREFTRVSIGEGYVNPAFVGSTDELASLEFDCSARKHTGLYLGMPTENISSEKLDCVDSGINSVETIEFQLPDQEPSFEQSLLQIIDEKLGRSPLSNNSEEDSLEKNSQKAVSVEAERKIASQKIELTSSKLRTSSVDFDWKVERLEDPVNTEANFEKLRLEFQTKNKDSNNETLSKIGVKLTEGSPIELEDYKRWVKFDEISSQENTLQTLRDSVTLRRNRKPTIVFLHGFGSSAEIFEHQLQYFSSLGYPCIAPDMLGHGMSSAPGRSRDYHFSKLLKDLDAVLHYYAFKPGEKCVLVAHNYGCSFATALACKYDSNIHQLVLISGGGPTPLAPPSTECAGHCCLRAILAPLLMCGLHRDVLYSARGRQHPYCGQESMEQWPSHMKYVLNGMNWPQGDYAFHRKICTPTLLVHGLKDNKVSLVQECQMERTMVKAFLEAIPMAGHSPMTECPQQLNHMIHCFIDLWKNKKWQ; encoded by the exons ATGGCAACGGAGATAGAGGAGGCTCCAGTGGGGTCTCCTTGGTATGGCAAGGTTTTCGAGTGTTGGAGAAATCAGAATCGAGTCAGTCCTGGGAGAATCGAGCTGCCCGATTGCGATTTTTTTATCGTGGCACCGCGACGCACGCTACGCGTTCTTCGACCAACCCTAAAGAGCGGCTGGTACTACGAGAGTTCGACGGTCGACCGGCCGGAGTCGGTCAACGATAATTTCTTCAATCGATGGGCCAGGAGGCCGCATCCATCCGGAAACTGCAGGTGTTCCTTTCGCCAGTCCGGTAGCGCGTTAAGCACCACCGAAGAGCGAATAATATCGGCGGAATTAAATCGTATTCGAACGAGCCTCTGTGAGGCCGAGAAGAACGCGCACGGCATCGAAGAACTGGAGCAAAGGGTCTCCGTGAATCTGCAGAAGTTACGAGACAACTCAAAACTTGATCGCGCGAACGAGACGACGGAGCCTTTGACGTTAATGATTGATCACCAGCCGTTCGAACAGAACGCGAAGCAACAAATCGTCAAGGACTTGGAAAG gtATATTAATACACTTCTGGAAGAGGTACTTGATGATACCGTCAAGCATGTAACTGGCgtggaaaaaaataatgttcagCAATCTTGGCAgcgaacaaaaaataatttgatgaaaTCTCAGCCCGATCAATCCAAAGAgaaaatttcaataaagaaGGACGGAGATGACTCATTTATCGATATTAATACCCATCTGTCGGATAAGATGCAGGAACAATGGAGTACAGAAAATGAGTGTAAAAGGGAATTCACCAGAGTTTCGATAGGCGAGGGTTACGTTAATCCCGCCTTCGTCGGTTCAACTGATGAACTAGCTTCTCTAGAGTTCGATTGTTCTGCAAGAAAACACA cAGGTTTGTATCTTGGAATGCCAACGGAAAACATTTCTTCGGAAAAATTGGATTGCGTAGATTCCGGAATAAATAGCGTAGAGACTATCGAGTTTCAGTTACCTGATCAAGAACCTAGCTTTGAGCAGTCTCTTTTACAAATCATTGATGAAAAGTTGGGAAGAAGTCCTTTAAGCAATAACTCGGAGGAGGATAGTCTCgagaaaaattcgcaaaaagcaGTTTCAGTAGAGGCAGAACGTAAAATTGCGTCTCAAAAAATTGAGTTAACTTCGTCTAAGCTTAGAACATCGTCGGTCGATTTCGACTGGAAAGTGGAGAGACTGGAAGATCCCGTCAATACAGAGGCTAATTTCGAAAAACTACGCCTAGAATTCCAAACCAAAAACAAAGATTCAAATAACGAAACTCTATCAAAGATCGGTGTAAAATTAACGGAAGGTTCTCCTATCGAGCTCGAAGATTACAAAAGATGGGTAAAGTTCGACGAAATCTCTTCGCAGGAAAATACTTTACAAACTCTTCGAGATTCGGTAACACTTCGAAGGAACAGAAAACCAACCATAGTCTTTTTACACGGTTTTGGTTCCTCGGCAGAAATCTTCGAGCATCAGTTGCAGTATTTCTCTTCCCTCGGTTATCCCTGCATCGCTCCCGATATGCTCGGGCATGGTATGAGCTCAGCGCCAGGACGCTCTAGAGATTATCATTTTAGCAAGTTATTAAAGGATTTAGACGCTGTTCTACACTATTACGCTTTTAAACCTGGGGAGAAGTGCGTTTTAGTCGCGCATAATTACGG GTGCAGCTTTGCTACAGCGTTAGCTTGTAAATACGATAGCAATATCCATCAGCTTGTGTTAATATCGGGCGGTGGTCCGACCCCTCTTGCTCCACCGAGCACGGAATGCGCGGGTCATTGCTGTCTCAGGGCGATTCTTGCGCCTCTACTGATGTGCGGTCTTCATCGAGATGTTCTCTATTCTGCACGAGGCCGACAGCATCCTTATTGCGGTCAAGAATCAATGGAACAGTGGCCTTCGCACATGAAATACGTATTGAACGGCATGAACTGGCCACAGGGTGATTACGCTTTTCACAGAAAAATATGCACACCAACGCTTCTAGTGCATggattaaaagataataaagtaTCGCTAGTACAAGAGTGTCAAATGGAGAGG acaatGGTGAAAGCTTTTCTCGAAGCTATTCCAATGGCTGGTCATAGTCCGATGACTGAATGTCCCCAACAATTGAATCACATGATACATTGTTTTAtagatttgtggaagaacaaaaaatgGCAGTAA
- the LOC105195867 gene encoding uncharacterized protein LOC105195867 produces MEVTHLLVVYLLVGSSTLLVHAEKNAEVKGATEAPISEDQQKVYDECRNPDYKKYVKCLMRPKRHHGHHTNHGDEPSAETDAINCLETCLKKCDHHLDHECEKKCSHCTKRTRHRHQIITEYETECVSGNCNVANDGLRTTNITTNIGINNVINPFVNANCTIPGICQNITGPTIESCCPPGGPCRPGSGPCYQPGQPGQPGQPGQPGQPGQLGQPGQPGYPWYPWYPGYPGYPGYPGVVPPGSISSLPIVPQISLVPQITYGVGFGAAGGCAYNQWLCIQQTGVQVPQFATVQPDCSGCGNPILRYKCDINCYATYTAATKTPCKTPECVGGTT; encoded by the exons ATGGAAGTGACACACTTGCTCGTCGTGTATCTTCTGGTCGGTTCGAGCACGCTGTTAGTGCACGCCGAAAAGAACGCCGAAGTCAAGGGAGCCACCGAAGCACCGATCAGCGAGGATCAGCAGAAGGTGTACGATGAATGCCGGAATCCGGACTACAAGAAATACGTGAAGTGTTTAATGAGACCGAAAAGGCATCACGGTCATCACACGAATCACGGGGACGAGCCGTCGGCGGAAACTG ATGCCATCAATTGTCTCGAAACGTGTCTAAAAAAGTGCGACCATCACTTGGATCATGAATGCGAGAAAAAATGTAGCCATTGCACGAAGAGAACTAGGCACAGGCATCAAATCATTACGGAATACGAGACGGAATGCGTATCGGGAAACTGCAATGTAGCCAATGACGGTCTAAGAACTACTAATATAACGACGAATATCGGCATTAACAATGTCATTAATCCTTTCGTGAACGCTAATTGTACTATTCCAGGAATTTGTCAAAATATTACTGGTCCAACTATCGAAAGCTGCTGTC CGCCTGGTGGTCCCTGTCGCCCTGGTAGTGGCCCCTGCTACCAACCAGGGCAACCAGGACAACCAGGGCAACCAGGGCAACCAGGGCAACCAGGACAACTAGGGCAACCAGGGCAACCAGGGTATCCATGGTATCCATGGTATCCAGGGTATCCAGGGTATCCAGGGTATCCAGGGGTAGTGCCCCCTGGATCTATATCATCGCTCCCTATAGTACCTCAAATTTCGTTAGTGCCGCAAATTACATACGGAGTAGGATTCGGAGCTGCGGGTGGGTGCGCGTACAATCAGTGGCTTTGCATTCAACAAACCGGGGTCCAGGTGCCACAG TTTGCAACTGTACAACCTGACTGCTCTGGATGCGGCAATCCTATCTTGCGTTACAAATGTGATATAAATTGTTACGCAACTTACACAGCAGCAACTAAAACACCTTGTAAGACCCCGGAATGCGTTGGTG gtACCACCTAA